Genomic segment of Streptomyces sp. NBC_00654:
ACCGGCGACGATCACCCGGACCCGGCCCGCGGCACCCCCGGCCAGCGCTCGGGCCGTGGCACGGGTGGCGGGGTCGCCCTGGGCGGCGAGGACCACGAGGGCCTCGCCGGCGCGCAGGGACTGGCCGAGCACGGACTCCACGGAGGTGCGCAGCGCGGCCTCCCCGCCGCCCTCGGTGACCACACAGCTGAAGTCGCTCACGCGTGCTCCTCCTTGAGCATCAGATCGGCGACCCGCGCCGCCGCGGTGCCGTCGTCGAGGTCGCAGAACGCCTCGCGGAACCGGGCGTACGCCCCCCGGTGCGCCGCCGTGGCGGTCTCGGGGTCGCGCAGGGCCGCGACGACACCGGCCGAGGTCGGGATCAGCGGGCCCGGCGCCCGGCTCTCGAAGTCGAAGCAGAAACCGCGCAGGGTGTCGCGGTAGTGCTCCAGGTCGTACGTGTGGAAGAGCATCGGGCGCCCGGTGCGCGCGAAGTCGAACATCAGGGAGGAGTAGTCGGTGACCAGGCAGTCGCTGATCAGCAGCAGCTCCGCGACGTCCGGGTAGCGCGAGACATCGCGGACGAAGTCGCTCTGCGGGATGCTGCCGCCGACGAGGTAGTGGCGGCGCACCAGCAGGACATGGTCGTCGCCGAGCGCCTCCCGCGCCCGGCGCAGGTCGAGCTGGAGGTCGAGCCCGTACCGGCCGCCCTGCCGGGGGCGGTCCTCGCGCCAGGTGGGCGCGTACAGGATGACCCGCTTGTGGTCGGGGATCGCGAGACCTTCCCGTACGGCGGCGGCCACCTTCGCCCGGTCGGGGGCGTGCAGGAGGTCGTTGCGCGGGTAGCCGCACTCCAGGACCTCCCCGGTGTGGCCGAAGGCGCGGCGCAGGATGGGCGTGGAGAAGCTGTTCGGGGAGATCAGCACGCTCCACTGGGCCGCGCGGGCGGGCATCGAGGCCATATAGGCCGTATCGGCGTTCGGAGTGCCCGCGAGGTCGCGGCCGATCCGCTTGAGCGGGGTGCCGTGCCAGGTCTGGACGACGTACTGGCCCTCGGCCCGCTCGAACCACTCGGGCAGCTGCGTATTGGTGACGATCCAGCGGCTGCGGGCCAGGGCCTCGTGCCACTCGGCGCTGTGCAGGGCCACGGCACGGACCCCGGCGGGTACGGCGGTCTGCTGGTCGCGCACCACCCAGAGGTGTTCGATGCCGGGGTCGCGCCCGGCCAGCTCCTGGTGGATCGCCCGGGGCGAGTCGGAGTACTGGCGCCCGTCGAAGCTGGAGTACAGCACCGTGCGGAGCAGGCCCCCGCCCCCGGCGCGCAGCGCCGCGTACCGCTCGCGCTGGCGCCGCTGCCCGTACGCCCCGCGCTCGGTGACGGGCAGGGCGCTGCCGGACTCCAGGACGAGCCGGTCGTGGAAGCGCCGCTGGAGGGTGAAGCGCCGTCCGCCCGCCTCCCGGTGGAGCGGGAGGTCCGCGTGCAGCGGGGTCCGCAGCCGGAGCGGACGGTACTGCTCCGGGTCGCTCTCCCCCCGCTCGCGCAGGAAGAGGTGCCAGCGCCCCTCCGCGAGCGGCAGTGTGCCGCCCGGCCCCTCGACGGCGGCGGGCGCCAGCACGGCACGGAACGCGGCGCAGGCGGCCCCGGTGCCCGCGGCCCCGCCGTCCGCGGCGGCGGCGTCCGCCGCCGCACCGGTCACCACCGCGAGGGCGGCCTCCTCGTGGTGGCCGCCGTGCCGCAGGACCAGCTCGTGGGAGCGGCCGGGCGTCACCGGGTACTCGCCCGTGATGACGATCCCCCCGGACCCGGTCCGGCCGAGCGAGGTGATGACGGGCTGCACGGCCCGGTCGGTGAGCACCAGGTCGCCGGACGGGTTGGCGGCCGCGTACAGCTCACGGCCGCCGGCCAGCGGATAGCGTCCCGCCGCGCTGTCCGGCCGGACGGCGACCGTCAGCCTGCGCCCGCCGCCCACGAGCTGAACGCCCCACGCGTCGTCGCAGCCGCGGAAGGCGCTGAGCGGGATGTCGGCGACGCGGGAGCCCGCCGATCCCCGCAGGGGGAACTCCCGGGTCTCCTTGGTGCGCCACTCCTGGATCCGCAGCGCGACCGGCCCGTCGTCCACGAGGACCTTCACCTCCAGCCGCACCGCGCCGCCGGACGCGCTCTGCGCGGTGAGGAGGGCGTCGACGCGCTCGGTCCGCAGCTCCAGCTTGTTGCCCGACAGGACGGGGACGATCCGGGTGCGCTCGTCGGTGTGCACGACGGCCGGCGGGGCGGGGTTGCCGAGCAGCCGCATGGGTCCGCGGCGCGGCCGTCCGCCGCCGAGGACGACGGACTCCAGCTTCCATGTGGTGCGGCCGCCGCGGCCCGGCCCCCTGGCCGCGAGCCTGCGCGGGTCGACGACGGCCTCGAACCCGGACCGCTCGTAGCGGTGCAGCGAGCGCCCCGACCGGGCGGCGGCCTCGTCCGTGGGCAGGGAGCGCACCCGCAGCGGGATCAGCCGCCGGCCCGACCGCAGCCAGCCGGTACCGGCCGACCTGCCCGGCGCGTTGCGGACGTACGCGTACCCCGTGAGGTGCAGCAGCCCGTCCCGCCACACGGCCTCGGTGAGATGGGCGTGCACCGGGAGGTCCGCGCCGGCCAGCGCGGTGACGGCGGGCGGCAACGGCCCCTGGACGGCCGGGTACTGGGCGCGGGGCCGCAGGAGCCCTCGGACGTGGAAGGTGTCGCGGTCGGTCTTCTCGTCGGCGAGGAGGGCGAGCAGTTCCACCGTGCGGCGTTCGCGGATGAGCTGCCACTTGACCCGCAGATGGAGGGGCAGCCCGTCCAGGACGGCCGGTTCGACGGTGGCGGCGAAGGCGTTGGCGTGCGCGAGGAAGGCTTCGTGGAACTCGGTGTCGCCCTCGGGGAGCGCCTCGATGAAGAGCCACAGATCGCCGGAGAGGGCGTGCGCGTCGTACTTCCGCTTGGCATCGGACAGGCCCCGCTCCGCGAGGAAGCGGCTGACGGCGGTCACGGCGGTGACCCGGTCGCGGATGCCCTTGGCCACCGCGCGCCGGCTGGTGATCGAGCCGTCCCGGTCCCGCCAGTGGTAGACGGGCTCCTCGACGACATCGACCGAACGGGCCAGGAAGTGGGCGGGCAGGACGACGGCGATGTCCTCGTACAGCACACCGGTCGGGAAGGCGAAGGCGTGCTCGTCCCAGAAGGACCTGCGGAACACCTTGTTGCAGGCGATCCGGTCGCCGAGCAGGATCCAGTCCCGGGTGACATGGGTGGCCGAACGGGCCTTCTCCATCGGCCCGCGGAACATCGGGGACTGTTCGAGCGCCCCGTTCGCGCGCAGCCTGAGGACGTTGCCGGTGGCGAAGTCCGAGCCGGAACGGCCGAGTTCGGCGGTCATCCGCTCGTACGCGCCGGGCGGTACGACATCGTCGCTGTCGGCGAACGTCAGGTACTCCGCGTCCGGATGCGCCTCACGGACCCCCGCGTTACGGGCGGCGCCGAGCCCGGCGTTCTCCTGCCGAACGAGCCTGAAGCGCGGGTCTCGGTCGGCGAACTCCCCAGCGATCCCGACGCTGTTGTCGGTGGATCCGTCGTCGACCATGACGACTTCCAGGTCCGCCATGGTCTGCCCGGCGAGCGAGGTCAGGCAGGCACCGAGATACTCCTCGACGTTGTAAAGGGGGACGACGACGGTGAGTCGGGGTGCCATCGCTGCGTACGGTCCTTCCGGTCGGACGACATCAACTGGTCTACGGGGTAACAACCTTCGGCGCCGGGACCGGTCACCCGATGGGAGCCATTCGAGTGACCGTGACGCGGGCGAGCCCCGCACCGGGTACGGAACGGGGCTCGTGTCAATCCGTCAGGTGCCGCCGCTCAGGGTTTGACGGCGATCCGGCCCTCGTCCATGCGCAGCAGCAACAGCCGCTCGCCGGTCTTCTCCAGGAACTCGTCGACGGCCTGCCGCGACCCCTGCCAGTACCCGTAGTCGTCGATCAGCAGCACTCCCCCGCTCACCAGCCGTGAGTAGAGGTGCTCCAGCTCGTGCTTGGTGGAGGCGTACCAGTCGGTGTCGAGGCGCAGGACCGAGATCCGCTCCGGCGCGTTCGCCGGGAGGGTGTCCTCGACCCTGCCCCGCACATAGTGGATACGGTTCTTCGGGTACGGGACGGTCCCGAAACCCGCCATGACGTCCTCCAGCGAGGCCACCGCCCAGATCGGCCGGTCCTTGGCCTGGGCGTCGAGCAGCTCCTGCGCCGACCTGCCGTCGCGCCGCAGGTCCTCCGCCGTGGGCGGGGTCATGCCCTCGTACGTGTCGAAGAGGTACAGCTCGCGCTCGGTCTCGCCGAGCGACAGCAGGGTCTTGGCGCAGGCCTGCATGGAACCGCCGCGCCACACACCGCACTCGACGATGTCGCCGGGGATGTCGTGCCGGACGATGTGCCGGGTCGCCAGGATGAGGGCGTTGAGCCGCTCGGGAGACGTCATCGAGTACGGCTTGACCGCACGGATGATGTCCTTCGCCTCGTCGTCGTAGTCCGCCGGGAACTGCGCGACGGCCTTCGGCTTCGGCTTGGGCTTCGCTTCCGCCTCCGGCCCGGGGGCCGGCTCCGTCCGGGCCACGACGGGTTCGGGGGCCGGTTCCGCCGGGGCGGTACGGGCGGCGGGCACCGTCACGCGCCTGAGCTGATATCCGGTGAACTGCTGAAGGACGCCGTTGACGGCGTTGCGCCAAGCCATGCCCCGGGACAGTACGCGCGGTTTGCGGCACATGTCATCTTTCGTCAACCTG
This window contains:
- a CDS encoding bifunctional glycosyltransferase/CDP-glycerol:glycerophosphate glycerophosphotransferase, with the translated sequence MAPRLTVVVPLYNVEEYLGACLTSLAGQTMADLEVVMVDDGSTDNSVGIAGEFADRDPRFRLVRQENAGLGAARNAGVREAHPDAEYLTFADSDDVVPPGAYERMTAELGRSGSDFATGNVLRLRANGALEQSPMFRGPMEKARSATHVTRDWILLGDRIACNKVFRRSFWDEHAFAFPTGVLYEDIAVVLPAHFLARSVDVVEEPVYHWRDRDGSITSRRAVAKGIRDRVTAVTAVSRFLAERGLSDAKRKYDAHALSGDLWLFIEALPEGDTEFHEAFLAHANAFAATVEPAVLDGLPLHLRVKWQLIRERRTVELLALLADEKTDRDTFHVRGLLRPRAQYPAVQGPLPPAVTALAGADLPVHAHLTEAVWRDGLLHLTGYAYVRNAPGRSAGTGWLRSGRRLIPLRVRSLPTDEAAARSGRSLHRYERSGFEAVVDPRRLAARGPGRGGRTTWKLESVVLGGGRPRRGPMRLLGNPAPPAVVHTDERTRIVPVLSGNKLELRTERVDALLTAQSASGGAVRLEVKVLVDDGPVALRIQEWRTKETREFPLRGSAGSRVADIPLSAFRGCDDAWGVQLVGGGRRLTVAVRPDSAAGRYPLAGGRELYAAANPSGDLVLTDRAVQPVITSLGRTGSGGIVITGEYPVTPGRSHELVLRHGGHHEEAALAVVTGAAADAAAADGGAAGTGAACAAFRAVLAPAAVEGPGGTLPLAEGRWHLFLRERGESDPEQYRPLRLRTPLHADLPLHREAGGRRFTLQRRFHDRLVLESGSALPVTERGAYGQRRQRERYAALRAGGGGLLRTVLYSSFDGRQYSDSPRAIHQELAGRDPGIEHLWVVRDQQTAVPAGVRAVALHSAEWHEALARSRWIVTNTQLPEWFERAEGQYVVQTWHGTPLKRIGRDLAGTPNADTAYMASMPARAAQWSVLISPNSFSTPILRRAFGHTGEVLECGYPRNDLLHAPDRAKVAAAVREGLAIPDHKRVILYAPTWREDRPRQGGRYGLDLQLDLRRAREALGDDHVLLVRRHYLVGGSIPQSDFVRDVSRYPDVAELLLISDCLVTDYSSLMFDFARTGRPMLFHTYDLEHYRDTLRGFCFDFESRAPGPLIPTSAGVVAALRDPETATAAHRGAYARFREAFCDLDDGTAAARVADLMLKEEHA
- a CDS encoding TylF/MycF/NovP-related O-methyltransferase, which produces MCRKPRVLSRGMAWRNAVNGVLQQFTGYQLRRVTVPAARTAPAEPAPEPVVARTEPAPGPEAEAKPKPKPKAVAQFPADYDDEAKDIIRAVKPYSMTSPERLNALILATRHIVRHDIPGDIVECGVWRGGSMQACAKTLLSLGETERELYLFDTYEGMTPPTAEDLRRDGRSAQELLDAQAKDRPIWAVASLEDVMAGFGTVPYPKNRIHYVRGRVEDTLPANAPERISVLRLDTDWYASTKHELEHLYSRLVSGGVLLIDDYGYWQGSRQAVDEFLEKTGERLLLLRMDEGRIAVKP